Proteins encoded by one window of Aphis gossypii isolate Hap1 chromosome X, ASM2018417v2, whole genome shotgun sequence:
- the LOC114121748 gene encoding uncharacterized protein LOC114121748: MPCRYQPGSLVSLSEDRVVSDLVQTCYRMHELARRNGFASPSQTFAFARHRIRPFWAGAVPALVRRQLLTKCMAVLADAIREGHSVSAAADNVPLYLLGVMLDADVRELRVQLCCYYGCSHQTALLKLLAQEARGLVSLELVRPTLLRLDTQLFQSVLLSMSNLKRLVLKNIACDKILKTIGQSCSQLEILDISHSSQVTDNGIKHLLLQIEIKDKSNNFNKHNIHSTTKLSWWHVIKTLSKKIKVKTGRRNKLNDLSFLLEYCQKPTKLCSTLNTLNIANTSVTSNGILIALQNIPNLETLGEYCHIGKALELLDKSTIPSTKLQLTMANACRTTSSRLQVLCNTCTKLNRLTITEPLHSPLMLSQLPKTLTIINLQNVPTEHAWLDGLYTYLLGPQSQILRELFLKFRKDEVSLTIDLSFLPHLTNLETLSIDGVESSLYSNSSNITLRKLEKIQLSKVDHPNTLQRLMEYTPELKVLHVYTCLELNNLNFMELLNPKETIPEKQVSKSLNCLYINDLPNGNINTVKHIIDLCPEINKIGNISNWDISQEEIKELNRWKHQNNFKLELHANSHWFCSECFPIL, encoded by the exons ATGCCTTGTCGTTACCAACCGGGGAGCCTGGTGAGCCTGTCGGAGGACAGAGTCGTGTCCGATCTGGTGCAGACGTGTTACCGGATGCACGAGCTGGCCCGACGCAACGGGTTCGCGTCCCCGTCGCAGACGTTCGCGTTCGCCCGACATCGGATCCGCCCGTTTTGGGCCGGGGCCGTGCCCGCGCTCGTCCGCCGCCAGCTGTTGACCAAGTGCATGGCCGTGCTGGCGGACGCGATCCGCGAGGGCCACTCGGTGAGCGCGGCCGCGGACAACGTGCCGCTGTACCTGCTCGGCGTCATGCTGGACGCCGACGTCAGGGAGCTGCGGGTCCAACTGTGCTGTTACTACGGGTGCAGTCACCAGACCGCTTTGCTCAAGCTGCTGGCCCAGGAGGCCCGGGGCCTGGTGTCTCTGGAACTGGTCAGGCCGACGCTCTTGCGTTTAG ATACACAATTATTTCAGTCTGTACTGTTATCAATGAGTAATTTGAAACGTTtagttctaaaaaatatagcttgcgataaaattcttaaaactaTTGGGCAATCGTGTTCTCAGCTAGAAATACTAGATATATCTCATTCAAGTCAAGTAACTGATAATGGTATAAAACACCTTTTActacaaattgaaattaaagacaaatcaaataatttcaacaaaCATAACATTCATTCAACAACAAAACTATCTTGGTGGCacgttataaaaacattatcaaa aaaaataaaagttaagacTGGTCgacgaaataaattaaacgattTATCGTTTCTCCTAGAATATTGTCAAAAACCAACGAAGTTATGTTctacattaaatacattaaatattgccAATACTAGTGTCACTAGTAATGGAATCCTAATAGCATTACAGAATATACCAAATTTGGAAACTTTAGGTGAATACTGTCATATTGGTAAAGCTTTAGAATTATTGGATAAATCTACGATACCGTCAACTAAACTTCAACTGACAATGGCTAATGCATGTCGTACAACTTCCTCAAGACTACAAGTACTTTGTAACACTTGCACAAAACTCAATAGACTGACTATAACTGAACCATTACATTCACCACTTATGCTAAGTCAACTGCCAAAAAcactaacaattataaatttacaaaatgttccTACTGAGCACGCATGGTTAGATGGCTTATACACATATCTTTTGGGGCCACAATCACAAATTTTacgagaattatttttaaaatttcgaaAAGATGAAGTTTCACTAACAATTGACTTGAGTTTCTTACCTCATCTTACCAATCTTGAAACATTATCAATTGATGGAGTTGAATCatcattatattcaaattcttcAAATATCACATTAAGAAAACTCGAAAAAATCCAACTCAGTAAAGTTGATCACCCAAATACTCTGCAACGGCTAATGGAATATACACCAGAACTGAAAGTATTACATGTCTATACCTGTTTGGAATTaaacaacttaaattttatggaATTACTAAATCCTAAAGAGACAATTCCAGAAAAACAAGtttcaaaaagtttaaattgcttgtatattaatgatttgccgaatggaaatataaatacagttaaaCATATCATAGATTTGTGtccagaaataaataaaattggtaatATCAGCAATTGGGACATTAGTCAAGAAGAGATAAAAGAGTTAAATAGGTggaaacatcaaaataattttaaattagaactaCATGCAAATTCTCATTGGTTCTGTTCGGAATGCTTtcctattttatga